In Variovorax paradoxus, a single genomic region encodes these proteins:
- a CDS encoding cysteine hydrolase family protein, with amino-acid sequence MKAWVYNEERELDAAKFADYLNPATTAVVSIDMHRGHLDDDPDCPCPAPRARDVVAPIDGFHDEVRALGVRIVHVRSVLRPGGVDDINGIPSAWRRTFPLHVGEIPNADAHAIEGSKWTEWVTRVEPGDMRVDGKRRLSAFYPTDLDFLLRNQRIETVVLDGGFTDCCVLNTAFDASNRNYRVIVLRDLVRGTDPHLEGAALAMVSLHLGLVMESAELLRKWRE; translated from the coding sequence ATGAAGGCCTGGGTCTACAACGAGGAGCGCGAGCTCGACGCGGCGAAGTTCGCCGACTACCTGAACCCGGCGACGACGGCCGTGGTTTCCATCGACATGCACCGGGGCCATCTCGACGACGACCCCGACTGCCCCTGCCCTGCGCCGCGCGCCCGCGACGTGGTGGCGCCCATCGACGGCTTCCATGACGAAGTGCGCGCGCTGGGCGTGCGCATCGTGCATGTGCGGTCGGTGCTGCGGCCCGGCGGCGTGGACGACATCAACGGCATTCCTTCCGCTTGGCGGCGCACCTTTCCGCTGCACGTGGGCGAGATTCCGAATGCCGACGCGCATGCCATCGAGGGCTCGAAGTGGACCGAATGGGTCACGCGCGTGGAGCCCGGCGACATGCGCGTGGACGGCAAGCGCCGGCTCTCGGCCTTCTACCCGACCGACCTGGACTTCCTGCTGCGCAACCAGCGCATCGAGACGGTGGTGCTCGACGGCGGCTTCACCGACTGCTGCGTGCTCAACACCGCCTTCGACGCCAGCAACCGCAACTACCGCGTGATCGTGCTGCGCGACCTGGTGCGCGGCACCGATCCGCACCTGGAAGGCGCGGCGCTCGCGATGGTGTCGCTGCACCTGGGGCTGGTGATGGAGTCGGCCGAGCTGCTGCGCAAATGGCGCGAGTGA
- a CDS encoding TPM domain-containing protein encodes MLLTMGGAFAQGLLPVPALTARVIDQTGTLDGAQRSGLETRLAAFEQRKGSQIVVLMVPTTAPEDIESYTQRVGDAWKIGRKGVGDGLLVVVAKNDRRMRIAPAKTLEGAVPDLAASRIIDEEMKPRFRNNDFSGGLNAAVDRIIGLVDGEPLPAPARDTGDAGRGGGFDWENLAIFLFVGVFIGAPIARSILGKKLGTVAVGGGVGVIVFFITTSIAIAVIAGLVALVFSLVAGAGRPGGGGGGGGWGGGLGGGGFGGGGGGGGGGFSSGGGGNFGGGGASGNW; translated from the coding sequence ATGCTGCTGACGATGGGCGGCGCATTCGCGCAAGGCCTGCTGCCGGTCCCTGCGCTCACCGCGCGCGTGATCGACCAGACCGGCACGCTCGACGGCGCGCAGCGCAGCGGCCTCGAGACCAGGCTCGCCGCCTTCGAGCAGCGCAAGGGTTCGCAGATCGTGGTGCTGATGGTGCCGACCACCGCGCCCGAGGACATCGAGAGCTACACCCAGCGCGTGGGCGACGCCTGGAAGATCGGCCGCAAGGGCGTGGGCGACGGCCTGCTGGTGGTCGTGGCCAAGAACGACCGCCGCATGCGCATCGCGCCCGCCAAGACGCTCGAAGGTGCGGTGCCCGATCTCGCGGCCAGCCGCATCATCGACGAGGAGATGAAGCCGCGCTTTCGCAACAACGATTTCTCCGGCGGGCTGAACGCGGCGGTGGACCGCATCATCGGGCTGGTCGACGGCGAGCCGCTGCCGGCCCCCGCGCGCGACACCGGCGACGCCGGCCGGGGCGGCGGCTTCGACTGGGAGAACCTCGCGATCTTCCTGTTCGTGGGCGTGTTCATCGGCGCGCCCATCGCGCGCTCCATCCTCGGCAAGAAGCTGGGCACCGTGGCGGTGGGCGGCGGCGTGGGCGTGATCGTGTTCTTCATCACCACCAGCATCGCCATCGCGGTGATCGCCGGCCTGGTCGCGCTCGTGTTCTCGCTCGTCGCGGGTGCCGGCAGGCCCGGCGGCGGGGGCGGCGGCGGAGGCTGGGGCGGCGGTCTTGGCGGTGGCGGCTTCGGTGGTGGTGGCGGAGGCGGGGGCGGCGGTTTCAGCTCCGGCGGCGGCGGCAACTTCGGCGGCGGCGGCGCCTCGGGCAACTGGTGA
- the trxC gene encoding thioredoxin TrxC encodes MTESTSLHIVCPHCHTTNRVRADQLGSAPDCGSCHRPLFTGHSTALADEATFDRHIARNEIPVLVDFWAPWCGPCRQMAPGYEQAAAQLEPKVRLAKVDTEAVRSLGARFNIRSIPTLALFKGGREVARQAGAMGAADIVRWVKAHGAG; translated from the coding sequence ATGACCGAATCGACCTCGCTGCACATCGTCTGTCCGCACTGCCACACGACCAACCGCGTGCGCGCGGACCAGCTGGGCAGCGCGCCCGACTGCGGCAGCTGCCACCGACCGCTGTTCACCGGCCATTCGACCGCGCTCGCGGACGAAGCCACCTTCGACAGGCACATCGCGCGCAACGAGATTCCGGTGCTGGTCGATTTCTGGGCGCCTTGGTGCGGTCCGTGTCGCCAGATGGCGCCGGGCTACGAGCAGGCCGCGGCCCAGTTGGAGCCGAAGGTGCGGCTGGCCAAGGTCGACACCGAGGCGGTGCGTTCGCTGGGCGCGCGCTTCAACATCCGCAGCATCCCCACGCTGGCGCTGTTCAAGGGCGGCCGCGAAGTCGCGCGCCAGGCCGGCGCCATGGGCGCGGCGGACATCGTGCGCTGGGTGAAGGCGCACGGCGCCGGCTAG
- the pdeM gene encoding ligase-associated DNA damage response endonuclease PdeM: protein MTSADSFESTTFPVRWAGEVLHLLPERALWWPAGGLLFVADLHLGKAATYRALGQPVPGGTTQENLARLDALIGRWRPRRIVFLGDFMHAAQARTVLAGVQAWRERHAGIAMTLVRGNHDSRAGDPPAALGIEVVDEPHLIGPFACCHHPQPHATHFVLAGHLHPVCRLHGPGRDSVRLPCFVSEAGQAVLPAFGEFTGGWMMEQAPGRRFHAVGGSAVWALPASE, encoded by the coding sequence GTGACGTCCGCAGACTCTTTTGAATCGACCACCTTTCCCGTCCGCTGGGCGGGTGAGGTGCTGCACCTGTTGCCCGAACGGGCGCTGTGGTGGCCCGCCGGCGGCCTGCTGTTCGTGGCCGACCTGCACCTGGGCAAGGCCGCGACCTACCGCGCGCTGGGCCAGCCGGTGCCGGGCGGCACCACGCAGGAGAACCTCGCGCGGCTCGACGCGCTGATCGGGCGCTGGCGCCCGCGGCGCATCGTTTTCCTCGGCGACTTCATGCATGCGGCGCAGGCACGCACGGTGCTCGCCGGCGTTCAGGCCTGGCGCGAGCGCCACGCCGGCATCGCGATGACGCTGGTGCGCGGCAACCACGACAGCCGCGCGGGAGACCCGCCCGCGGCGCTGGGCATCGAGGTGGTCGACGAGCCGCACCTGATCGGCCCGTTCGCTTGTTGCCATCATCCGCAGCCGCATGCCACGCATTTCGTGCTCGCGGGGCATCTGCATCCGGTCTGCCGGTTGCATGGGCCGGGGCGCGACAGCGTGCGGCTGCCGTGTTTCGTGAGCGAGGCGGGGCAGGCGGTGCTGCCCGCCTTCGGCGAATTCACCGGCGGGTGGATGATGGAGCAGGCGCCGGGGCGGCGCTTTCATGCAGTGGGCGGATCGGCCGTCTGGGCGCTGCCCGCGTCGGAGTGA
- a CDS encoding TPM domain-containing protein produces the protein MTTEATLFTKLGRIWRHRWIDEAEVRRALPDEAMQRLTRRVAASERRHSGEIRICVEAGLPMSYLWRHASVRERAVMLFGKLRVWDTAHNNGVLIYLLLAEHAIEIVADRGIHSRVDGAAWEAMMQRMSAAFREGRFEDGLTQALEEISALLVEHFPLGEGELDVNELPDEPVVL, from the coding sequence ATGACGACCGAAGCAACCCTGTTCACCAAGCTCGGCCGGATCTGGCGCCATCGCTGGATCGACGAAGCCGAGGTTCGCCGCGCGCTGCCCGACGAGGCCATGCAGCGCCTGACGCGCCGCGTGGCCGCGAGCGAGCGCCGCCACAGCGGAGAGATCCGCATCTGCGTGGAGGCCGGCCTGCCGATGTCCTACCTGTGGCGCCATGCCTCGGTGCGCGAGCGCGCCGTCATGCTGTTCGGCAAGCTGCGCGTGTGGGATACCGCGCACAACAACGGCGTGCTCATCTACCTGCTGCTGGCCGAGCATGCGATCGAGATCGTGGCCGACCGGGGCATCCATTCGCGCGTGGACGGAGCGGCGTGGGAGGCGATGATGCAGCGCATGAGCGCGGCCTTCCGCGAGGGGCGCTTCGAGGATGGGCTCACGCAGGCGCTCGAGGAGATTTCGGCGCTGCTGGTGGAGCACTTTCCGCTGGGCGAAGGCGAACTCGATGTGAACGAGTTGCCGGACGAGCCTGTAGTCCTCTGA
- a CDS encoding ABC transporter permease yields MSGGIVLNWLASTPDFAVPYALAALGLIICERAGVLALGAEGLMLVGALAGIGAQIVIGQPAVSLVLAMLAASVVSVLFAVMVIWLRVNQVIAGLALVFFCQGLTALVGSMAEWTNHATEGIGAMGLWPLSMLPGVGRLFEQNAMVWLTLPIFGAVAWFFARTSTGLRLRAVGENPQAADAAGIRVTAWRFAAVLAGSALVGLAGAYISVVSTKLWIAGMTGGRGWIAVGLVIFSRWSPWKALVGALLFGCIEALIPQLAAAGVQLPQYFVMMTPYAVTLGVMVWVALSRRGADEEPGALGQPYVREERR; encoded by the coding sequence ATGAGCGGAGGCATCGTTCTCAACTGGCTGGCTAGCACGCCGGACTTCGCGGTGCCCTACGCGCTCGCGGCGCTCGGCCTGATCATCTGCGAGCGCGCGGGCGTGCTCGCGCTCGGCGCTGAAGGCCTGATGCTGGTGGGCGCATTGGCCGGCATCGGCGCGCAGATCGTGATCGGCCAGCCGGCGGTTTCGCTGGTGCTGGCCATGCTCGCGGCCAGCGTGGTGTCGGTGCTGTTCGCGGTGATGGTGATCTGGCTGCGGGTGAACCAGGTGATCGCAGGGCTGGCGCTGGTGTTCTTTTGCCAGGGGCTCACGGCGCTGGTCGGTTCGATGGCCGAGTGGACCAACCACGCGACGGAAGGCATCGGAGCGATGGGCCTGTGGCCGCTGTCGATGCTCCCTGGCGTGGGCAGGCTGTTCGAGCAGAACGCGATGGTGTGGCTCACGCTGCCGATCTTCGGCGCGGTGGCGTGGTTCTTCGCGCGCACCTCCACCGGCCTGCGACTGCGCGCCGTGGGCGAGAACCCGCAGGCGGCCGACGCCGCCGGCATCCGCGTGACGGCATGGCGCTTCGCGGCGGTGCTCGCGGGCTCGGCGCTGGTGGGGCTGGCGGGCGCGTACATCTCGGTGGTCAGCACCAAGCTGTGGATCGCGGGCATGACCGGCGGGCGCGGCTGGATCGCGGTGGGCCTCGTGATCTTCTCGCGCTGGTCGCCGTGGAAGGCACTGGTGGGCGCGCTGCTGTTCGGCTGCATCGAGGCGCTGATTCCGCAGCTGGCCGCCGCCGGCGTGCAGCTGCCGCAGTACTTCGTGATGATGACGCCCTATGCGGTGACGCTGGGCGTGATGGTGTGGGTCGCGCTCTCGCGGCGCGGCGCCGATGAAGAGCCCGGTGCGCTGGGCCAACCCTATGTGCGGGAAGAACGCCGATGA
- a CDS encoding LemA family protein: protein MMMKRWFLILAAVVSLSGCGYNQFQSLDEASKSAWSEVLNQYQRRADLVPNIVATVKGEASFEQDTLTKVVEARAKATSIQVTPETLNNPEAFAKFQQAQGELSSALSRLMAVSERYPDLKANQAFRDLRVTLEGTENRITVARNRYIETVQEYNVLARSFPTNITAKIFSYAPKPTFTVQNEAQISVPPTVDFSTPKK, encoded by the coding sequence ATGATGATGAAGCGCTGGTTCCTGATCCTTGCGGCGGTCGTGTCCCTGAGCGGCTGCGGCTACAACCAGTTCCAGTCCCTCGACGAGGCCAGCAAGTCGGCCTGGAGCGAGGTGCTCAACCAGTACCAGCGCCGTGCCGACCTGGTGCCCAACATCGTCGCCACCGTCAAGGGCGAGGCTTCCTTCGAGCAGGACACGCTCACCAAGGTGGTCGAGGCCCGCGCCAAGGCCACGTCGATCCAGGTCACGCCCGAGACGCTGAACAATCCGGAGGCCTTCGCCAAGTTCCAGCAGGCACAGGGCGAGCTTTCCTCGGCGCTGTCGCGGCTGATGGCGGTGTCGGAGCGCTACCCCGATCTCAAGGCCAACCAGGCATTCCGCGACCTGCGCGTGACGCTCGAGGGCACCGAGAACCGCATCACCGTGGCGCGCAACCGCTACATCGAGACGGTGCAGGAGTACAACGTGCTCGCGCGCAGCTTCCCGACCAACATCACGGCCAAGATCTTCAGCTACGCGCCGAAGCCGACCTTCACGGTGCAGAACGAAGCGCAGATCTCCGTGCCTCCAACGGTCGACTTCAGCACCCCGAAAAAGTAA